In the genome of Acaryochloris sp. CCMEE 5410, the window GTTAATTGAGAATCCAGCGAAAAATTCCTAAACAGTCCACACACAGAAAAAGGGACGCCGAATAAAGCACCATCGACTGGTCTCGAAGCAACATGCTAGAGACCAGCATTTGGCTTGAGCTAACAGCCAGAAAGAGAAAGCCATAACCACTGATCTCAGTATTCGAGGCAAGGATAATTCCTCCCGTTATGGCAAAAGCTGTACTAGAGAATTTTAATCGCCGAGCCCACCTCAAATGATTCCGAAGTAACACCATTCGTCATTCTCTAAATAGACAATATCCATGCCAGTATGAACAGTTAAAAATATGCATTGTTTTTATCTGATTTTACAAAAAACAACTCAATCCTCTATTCACAAAAACACTAGTACAGCTATCACCTAATAGAATAAACATAGCCAGAATAGCTTTCTCAGAAATCATTTCTGATAATCTTACTATTCGGAATAAAAACTATTCACTCACACAAAAATATAATATTCAGCAAAGAAATTCGTCTGTAACACCACAATATTTTCATAAATCAATATTATGTGGGTGTATCTAATTTTAGGCTAATCACTTTGTATCATAATTTACAAAATTTTTCTCCGCTTTTTTTAGATTTTCCAGTTCAATCCCAACAAAATAGTCTGTTTTTCTAGCTCAATATTATTGAAGCCATTCCTATGAACATAAGTCCTGAACTATTTTTCGCAATCAAGACAAGAACAGCCACAATATTTTTATTAACTTTATTTACATAAATATCTATTTTTTTAGAGAAAAATTCAATAATCATCACTAGATAAAATCCCTGGCACAAAATCTAGAACTTCAGACAAAAAAGAGATCCAAGATAATCCATAAAAAACCTGATAAGTCAATACTCTAGAACTAATTCACGGCAAACTTTCTTCCAAGCTTGCTGCCCTCGCCATATCAATGGGCCTTAATCTCACAGGTACATTTTTATGGAAAGGGGTGGCACTGATGGTGTCGCAATGTTGGGCGTCGGTCAACAAATTTAAGAGTGGGCCGTAGCGGGTGCGCTTTCCATTCGCATCGGGATAGTCCAATCCATAGCCGTGGGGCAAACTGACCACCCCCGGACGGAGGGTATCGCAAAGTTTGACCTGTACCGTCACCTGTCCCCAGGGGGATTCACAAACTGCCTTTTCGTCTTCAGCTAGCGCTAACGCTTTAGCATCAACGGGATGGATCTTGAGTACCCCTTCAGCGTCATTTCGCCGCCATTGGGGATTGCGGTAGATGGTGTTGGCGTTATACATGCGGCGCTCACCTGCTATCAGCATCAAGGGATACTCTGGCCAGGAATGGTGGGAGGGGAGTGTCCGTAACTCTGCCAGTAATTCAGGAATCGCTAGCCGCACTTTTTGATCTTTGTAGCCCATCAATGACCAGGTCTCTTCATAGCGATGTTGGCTAATAGTTGTGCCACTATGGCCATGCAAAATCCGCTGAAATAATGCTTCTGCCAATTGCCCCCCTCGTCCGGGCAACCCCGTCCGAGCCACTGCTTCGCCATGGTGCTGGACATAAAGCTGGCTCACCCCCCAAAACGGTGCAGTGCTAGCATCGGGTAAGGTTTTACCTAAGGATCCTTGCAAGGCAAAAGCAACGGTACGCCGCAGTTTGGGGTTTAGAGCCATAGCTGTCACCAAAGCTAACCTAAACAGACCGAGCTGAGGCCACCGCCCATGCCAACGGGCCACCTGTTCCAACACTGGATAGCGTTCAGGAATCGCCCCAATCGCAACCGCTAATCGCCGATAGATTTCTGACTCTGGCAGAGTATCGGCTAAAGGAGCAAACAGAGGCTTTCGTAAATGAAAGGCATTGGTGGGAAACTCCAAATTAAAAAAGGCGGCTTCCCATTTTTCAAACTGCGACGCAGCGGGCAGGATATAGTCGGCATAGCGAGCCGTCTCCGTCATCGCCACATCTACAACCACCAGCAGATCCAGCTGGGGAAAGGCCCGCTGATAGGCTTGGGTATCTGCCCCTGACACTACTGGATTAGCGCTATCGACGATTAAACCCCGAAGCCGCTGGGGATGATCGGATTCAATTTCAGCGGGCAACACATTGGGGGGAAATAGCTGGGCAATTTCTGTGATACCCGTGGCCTTCGTTTGGCATAGCGGTTTAGCCTCGGCATCGGAATGACCGACCCAGGGCAGGAAAAAAGTATGGAAGTTGTTGCCACCAGGTTTGCCTAAATTGCCCGTTAGCAGCAAGAGCAGTTTCTCTAGATATGAATTGAGGGTACTGTTGAGGCTTTGCTGTAATCCTAAATCCACCCGGACCGTGGCAGACTTCGCGGTGGCAAAACGGCGCACAGCCTCATGGACCTGCTCAGCATCTACCCCAGCCCGTTCAATATGGTCCGCAATGGGAATGGTTTGGAGACAAGCCCGTACATCTGCAAATCCAACGGTATGCTCCTGGAGAAAGGCTCGGTCTTCCCAACCTTCCTGCACCAAAATTGCCAGCATGGCTGATAGTAAAAACGCATCGGTTCCAGGCCGCAATTGCAGATGGATATCCGCCAACTCCGCCGTTTCGGTCCGGCGCGGATCGATCACAATCATGGTTCGTTGATCGTCCTGGGCCAGCTGTTTGAGGGTGGGGCGGGCATTGCGGATGCCGTGGGCCTGCCAGGGATTGGTGCCAATAAATAGCACGCACTCTGCCTGTTCAATATCTTCGGTGGTATGGCAGTTTTGGCGGCCAAACAGCTTGCCATTGACCCAGAAGTCCCCCGGTTTTTCCTGGGCTAGGGCGGAATAGTAGTAGGGAATCTCCAAGGCATCGCGAAAGGTACTGCTATACATGGAGCCAAGGTGATTGCCTTGACCGCCCCCACCATAAAAGGCGAGACATTCTTTGCCATAGGTCTGCTTTAGATCCAGCAAGCGATCGGCAATTTCAGTAATGGCGGTTTGCCAGTCAATGAGCTGATAAGATCCATCCTCCTGACGTTTAAGGGGTTGGGTAAGGCGATCGGCATTGTTTTGATAGTGATCGAGTTGGGCGGCTTTTTGGCAAATATAGCCTGCACTAACGGGGTGATTTTTGTCACCTCGAATCTTGGTGAGATGGCCGTCTGCGACTTGGACCTGGAGGCCACAGTTTCGGGAACATAAAATACAAGCCGTTGGCTGCCAATCGGTCATGATTCAGGTCAAGTAGAGGAGAACTACTGCCAGCATAGGGGCCTTTGGGCTGCAATCCAATGCCCTGTGATAAGCCTCTTGCCGGGTCACCGAGACAGATCACAGTGGCGCTTATGGTAACGATGATTCAATGGAACTGAAGTCGTCATCTGAATAAACTTCGCCGATAATGAATTCAAGTGAGTGAGGGTTATCCCCATGCAGCGATTTAACGTTCTATTGCCTGCTTTAACCGTGGGTACTGCTTTGGTCATGGTGCAGCCAGCCCAGGCATTGTCTGGGGCTGAGGTGAATCAAATTGCCAAGGAGTCCACCATTTTGGTGAAAGGTCAAAATCCTGGCTCTGGGGTGCTGGTGGGGAAAAAGGAAAATACCTACTATGCCCTGACAGCAGAACATGTGGTCGCCACGCCGGATGAGTATGACATTGTAGCTCCCGATGGGACGGAATATGCCTTGAATTATCAATCGGTGCAGAAGCTGCCGAATGTGGATTTAGCATTGGTGAGTTTTACCAGCCAGAAGTCGTATCAGTTAGCAAAACTCGGCAACTCGGATCAGTTAACGGAAGGCGATAAGGTTTTTATTGCAGGTTGGCCGTCTTCGGGGGTTGCGCTCCCTCATATCTATCAGTTCACTTCTGGCGAAATTTCCGGTCTGCCGCCCCAATCCATCGGCAAGGGCTACAAGATGGTCTATACCAACGTCACCCGCGCAGGGATGAGTGGCGGACCTGTGTTTAATGATGATGGCAAAGTAGTGGGGATTCACGGTTTAGCCGAAGGCAGAGAGGTGGTTTTACCGGGCTATCAAGGGGACCGCAGCGTGATTAAGGCTGGGTTCAATTTGGGCATTCCCATCAATACGTTTGTGCGGCTCTCTAAAAAGATGGAGGCCAAGCCCCAGGCGACTCCACAGCCAACGCCTAAGCCGATTCAAGAGTCAACGGCGGTGGCACAAGTGATTGATGCCCCCGCTCTTCCAGCTCTCCCCAGAGGTCCAAAGGTTACCTTTGATCGCCCGCCTCAACTTGTCGGTACTTCTACAACAAATCGAGATGCCCGATCTTTAGGAGCCACGTACTTCTTTACGATTGATATTCCACAAGATGCAGCTCAACCATTGCAAAAAGTGGAGTTTATTCTGAAGCAAGGGGTGCAATATCCCCGTTTTAAGGCAACCTCTGTGAAGGCGTTTGAGGGGACAAAGCGGGATAAGGGTGAGGCATTGCCGATTAATATTGTGGTCAGTGACCCATCAATTCGGACATTGACAGTCACATTTGATCAACCTGTTGCCCCAGGACGGACGATTACAATGGCCGTTCGCCCGGTGCGGAATCCTTCAGTGGGAACCTATATG includes:
- a CDS encoding molybdopterin-dependent oxidoreductase; its protein translation is MTDWQPTACILCSRNCGLQVQVADGHLTKIRGDKNHPVSAGYICQKAAQLDHYQNNADRLTQPLKRQEDGSYQLIDWQTAITEIADRLLDLKQTYGKECLAFYGGGGQGNHLGSMYSSTFRDALEIPYYYSALAQEKPGDFWVNGKLFGRQNCHTTEDIEQAECVLFIGTNPWQAHGIRNARPTLKQLAQDDQRTMIVIDPRRTETAELADIHLQLRPGTDAFLLSAMLAILVQEGWEDRAFLQEHTVGFADVRACLQTIPIADHIERAGVDAEQVHEAVRRFATAKSATVRVDLGLQQSLNSTLNSYLEKLLLLLTGNLGKPGGNNFHTFFLPWVGHSDAEAKPLCQTKATGITEIAQLFPPNVLPAEIESDHPQRLRGLIVDSANPVVSGADTQAYQRAFPQLDLLVVVDVAMTETARYADYILPAASQFEKWEAAFFNLEFPTNAFHLRKPLFAPLADTLPESEIYRRLAVAIGAIPERYPVLEQVARWHGRWPQLGLFRLALVTAMALNPKLRRTVAFALQGSLGKTLPDASTAPFWGVSQLYVQHHGEAVARTGLPGRGGQLAEALFQRILHGHSGTTISQHRYEETWSLMGYKDQKVRLAIPELLAELRTLPSHHSWPEYPLMLIAGERRMYNANTIYRNPQWRRNDAEGVLKIHPVDAKALALAEDEKAVCESPWGQVTVQVKLCDTLRPGVVSLPHGYGLDYPDANGKRTRYGPLLNLLTDAQHCDTISATPFHKNVPVRLRPIDMARAASLEESLP
- a CDS encoding DUF2808 domain-containing protein, which gives rise to MQRFNVLLPALTVGTALVMVQPAQALSGAEVNQIAKESTILVKGQNPGSGVLVGKKENTYYALTAEHVVATPDEYDIVAPDGTEYALNYQSVQKLPNVDLALVSFTSQKSYQLAKLGNSDQLTEGDKVFIAGWPSSGVALPHIYQFTSGEISGLPPQSIGKGYKMVYTNVTRAGMSGGPVFNDDGKVVGIHGLAEGREVVLPGYQGDRSVIKAGFNLGIPINTFVRLSKKMEAKPQATPQPTPKPIQESTAVAQVIDAPALPALPRGPKVTFDRPPQLVGTSTTNRDARSLGATYFFTIDIPQDAAQPLQKVEFILKQGVQYPRFKATSVKAFEGTKRDKGEALPINIVVSDPSIRTLTVTFDQPVAPGRTITMAVRPVRNPSVGTYMFEVRGTPAGSTAEGQYLGIGRLDFSRSSLGK